The proteins below are encoded in one region of Alosa sapidissima isolate fAloSap1 chromosome 24, fAloSap1.pri, whole genome shotgun sequence:
- the ptprea gene encoding receptor-type tyrosine-protein phosphatase epsilon isoform X1: MVPVLFLVASTIPNNISSTTNGTDGNSPLSAPHVLPTVLVLSLLLVIIVLLAWYFLRVRHHRKAVVTTVDKKMPNGILEEQDQGKELGDHATELQTLSEQQTVVLLPQSPSTSKTYFPIPVEHLEEEFRLRSADDGKLFREEFNSLPGGYTQGTCVEANKEDNKEKNRYPNILPYDHSRVVLSVQDGDPCSDYVNASYIDGYKDKNKFIAAQGPKQDTVADFWRMIWEQKSSTIVMLTNLKERKEDKCYQYWPDQGCWTYGNVRVAVEDFTVLVDYTIRKFCVQYQASDGTKTPRLVTQMHFTSWPDFGVPFSPIGMLKFLKKVKQVNPSYAGPIVVHCSAGVGRTGTFIVIDAMIDLMYAEPKIDVFGFVSKIRDQRSQLVQTDMQYSFIYQALLEYYLYGDTELDVSSLEGHLHKLHNTLTTGDRVGLEEEFKKLTNMRIMKENMRAGNLPANMKKNRVLQIIPYDFNRVILSMRRGQEFTDYVNASFIDGYRQKDYFIATQGPLSHTVEDFWRMVWEWKCHSIVMLTELQEREQDKCFQYWPPEDSVTYGDYTVEIKGDTLCDTFSLRDLVLTYGQEKQSRLVRHFHFHGWPEIGIPAEGRGMIDIIAAVQKQQQQSGNHPIAVHCSAGAGRTGTFIALSNILERVKAEGLLDVFQTVKSLRMQRPHMVQTVEQYDFCYRVVQDFVDIFSDYANFK, translated from the exons ATGGTCCCAGTTCTGTTTTTAGTAGCATCAACAATACCAAACAACATCTCATCGACTACAAATGGAACAGATG gCAACTCCCCGCTCAGCGCCCCCCACGTCCTTCCCACCGTGCTGGTGCTCTCGCTGCTGCTGGTCATCATCGTGCTGCTGGCCTGGTACTTCCTCAG GGTAAGACACCACAGGAAGGCGGTGGTCACAACTGTCGACAAGAAGATGCCAAATGGCATTTTGGAAGAACAAG ATCAAGGTAAAGAGCTGGGAGACCATGCAACTGAGTTGCAGACACTGTCAG AGCAACAGACAGTGGTCCTGCTCCCACAGTCACCATCCACTTCCAAGACCTACTTCCCCATCCCTGTAGAACACCTGGAGGAGGAGTTCAGACTACGCTCCGCCGACGATGGAAAACTTTTCAGAGAAGAGTTTAAC TCATTGCCGGGAGGTTACACCCAGGGGACGTGTGTGGAGGCCAACAAGGAAGACAACAAGGAAAAGAACAGATACCCCAACATCCTACCAT ATGATCATTCAAGGGTTGTGCTCAGCGTACAGGATGGAGATCCCTGCTCAGACTATGTGAATGCCTCGTATATTGAC GGCTACAAAGACAAGAACAAATTCATCGCAGCACAAG GCCCAAAACAGGACACAGTGGCGGACTTCTGGAGGATGATCTGGGAGCAGAAGTCGTCCACCATCGTCATGCTCACCAATCTGAAAGAGCGGAAAGAG GATAAATGTTACCAGTACTGGCCTGACCAAGGTTGCTGGACGTACGGGAATGTCCGTGTGGCTGTGGAAGACTTCACAGTCCTGGTGGACTATACCATACGCAAGTTCTGTGTGCAATAT CAGGCTAGCGACGGGACCAAAACTCCCAGGTTGGTGACCCAGATGCACTTCACCAGCTGGCCTGACTTTGGAGTGCCCTTCTCCCCCATCGGCATGCTCAAGTTCCTGAAGAAGGTTAAGCAGGTCAACCCGTCCTACGCCGGGCCCATCGTGGTCCACTGCAG TGCTGGGGTGGGCCGAACAGGCACCTTCATTGTGATTGATGCCATGATTGACCTGATGTACGCAGAGCCGAAGATCGATGTCTTCGGGTTTGTGTCCAAGATACGAGACCAGCGATCCCAACTTGTTCAAACAGAC ATGCAGTACTCGTTCATATACCAGGCTCTGCTGGAGTACTACCTCTATGGGGACACGGAACTGGACGTGTCCTCGTTAGAGGGGCACTTGCACAAACTGCACAACACCCTGACAACTGGTGACAGGGTAGGACTGGAGGAGGAGTTCAAA AAACTCACCAACATGCGGATTATGAAGGAGAATATGAGAGCAGGGAACCTGCCGGCGAATATGAAGAAAAACAGAGTGCTTCAGATCATCCCCT ATGATTTTAACAGAGTTATTCTGTCAATGAGGAGAGGTCAGGAATTCACTGATTATGTCAACGCCTCTTTTATTGAT GGCTACAGGCAGAAGGACTACTTCATCGCCACACAGGGTCCCTTATCTCACACAGTGGAAGACTTCTGGAGGATGGTGTGGGAGTGGAAGTGTCACTCCATAGTCATGCTGACAGAGTTACAGGAGAGGGAGCAg GATAAGTGTTTCCAGTACTGGCCCCCTGAGGACTCGGTGACATATGGGGACTACACCGTGGAGATTAAAGGGGACACTCTGTGTGACACTTTCAGCCTGCGGGATCTGGTACTCACATATGGCCAG GAGAAACAGTCGAGGCTGGTGCGGCACTTTCATTTTCATGGCTGGCCAGAGATTGGCATCCCAGCGGAGGGCCGAGGGATGATCGACATCATCGCTGCCgtgcagaagcagcagcagcagtcaggGAACCATCCCATTGCTGTCCATTGCAG TGCCGGGGCCGGCCGGACAGGTACGTTCATTGCTTTGAGTAATATCCTGGAGCGGGTCAAGGCTGAGGGCCTGCTGGACGTGTTCCAAACTGTGAAGAGTTTACGCATGCAGAGGCCGCACATGGTGCAGACAGTG
- the ptprea gene encoding receptor-type tyrosine-protein phosphatase epsilon isoform X2 has product MVPVLFLVASTIPNNISSTTNGTDGNSPLSAPHVLPTVLVLSLLLVIIVLLAWYFLRVRHHRKAVVTTVDKKMPNGILEEQEQQTVVLLPQSPSTSKTYFPIPVEHLEEEFRLRSADDGKLFREEFNSLPGGYTQGTCVEANKEDNKEKNRYPNILPYDHSRVVLSVQDGDPCSDYVNASYIDGYKDKNKFIAAQGPKQDTVADFWRMIWEQKSSTIVMLTNLKERKEDKCYQYWPDQGCWTYGNVRVAVEDFTVLVDYTIRKFCVQYQASDGTKTPRLVTQMHFTSWPDFGVPFSPIGMLKFLKKVKQVNPSYAGPIVVHCSAGVGRTGTFIVIDAMIDLMYAEPKIDVFGFVSKIRDQRSQLVQTDMQYSFIYQALLEYYLYGDTELDVSSLEGHLHKLHNTLTTGDRVGLEEEFKKLTNMRIMKENMRAGNLPANMKKNRVLQIIPYDFNRVILSMRRGQEFTDYVNASFIDGYRQKDYFIATQGPLSHTVEDFWRMVWEWKCHSIVMLTELQEREQDKCFQYWPPEDSVTYGDYTVEIKGDTLCDTFSLRDLVLTYGQEKQSRLVRHFHFHGWPEIGIPAEGRGMIDIIAAVQKQQQQSGNHPIAVHCSAGAGRTGTFIALSNILERVKAEGLLDVFQTVKSLRMQRPHMVQTVEQYDFCYRVVQDFVDIFSDYANFK; this is encoded by the exons ATGGTCCCAGTTCTGTTTTTAGTAGCATCAACAATACCAAACAACATCTCATCGACTACAAATGGAACAGATG gCAACTCCCCGCTCAGCGCCCCCCACGTCCTTCCCACCGTGCTGGTGCTCTCGCTGCTGCTGGTCATCATCGTGCTGCTGGCCTGGTACTTCCTCAG GGTAAGACACCACAGGAAGGCGGTGGTCACAACTGTCGACAAGAAGATGCCAAATGGCATTTTGGAAGAACAAG AGCAACAGACAGTGGTCCTGCTCCCACAGTCACCATCCACTTCCAAGACCTACTTCCCCATCCCTGTAGAACACCTGGAGGAGGAGTTCAGACTACGCTCCGCCGACGATGGAAAACTTTTCAGAGAAGAGTTTAAC TCATTGCCGGGAGGTTACACCCAGGGGACGTGTGTGGAGGCCAACAAGGAAGACAACAAGGAAAAGAACAGATACCCCAACATCCTACCAT ATGATCATTCAAGGGTTGTGCTCAGCGTACAGGATGGAGATCCCTGCTCAGACTATGTGAATGCCTCGTATATTGAC GGCTACAAAGACAAGAACAAATTCATCGCAGCACAAG GCCCAAAACAGGACACAGTGGCGGACTTCTGGAGGATGATCTGGGAGCAGAAGTCGTCCACCATCGTCATGCTCACCAATCTGAAAGAGCGGAAAGAG GATAAATGTTACCAGTACTGGCCTGACCAAGGTTGCTGGACGTACGGGAATGTCCGTGTGGCTGTGGAAGACTTCACAGTCCTGGTGGACTATACCATACGCAAGTTCTGTGTGCAATAT CAGGCTAGCGACGGGACCAAAACTCCCAGGTTGGTGACCCAGATGCACTTCACCAGCTGGCCTGACTTTGGAGTGCCCTTCTCCCCCATCGGCATGCTCAAGTTCCTGAAGAAGGTTAAGCAGGTCAACCCGTCCTACGCCGGGCCCATCGTGGTCCACTGCAG TGCTGGGGTGGGCCGAACAGGCACCTTCATTGTGATTGATGCCATGATTGACCTGATGTACGCAGAGCCGAAGATCGATGTCTTCGGGTTTGTGTCCAAGATACGAGACCAGCGATCCCAACTTGTTCAAACAGAC ATGCAGTACTCGTTCATATACCAGGCTCTGCTGGAGTACTACCTCTATGGGGACACGGAACTGGACGTGTCCTCGTTAGAGGGGCACTTGCACAAACTGCACAACACCCTGACAACTGGTGACAGGGTAGGACTGGAGGAGGAGTTCAAA AAACTCACCAACATGCGGATTATGAAGGAGAATATGAGAGCAGGGAACCTGCCGGCGAATATGAAGAAAAACAGAGTGCTTCAGATCATCCCCT ATGATTTTAACAGAGTTATTCTGTCAATGAGGAGAGGTCAGGAATTCACTGATTATGTCAACGCCTCTTTTATTGAT GGCTACAGGCAGAAGGACTACTTCATCGCCACACAGGGTCCCTTATCTCACACAGTGGAAGACTTCTGGAGGATGGTGTGGGAGTGGAAGTGTCACTCCATAGTCATGCTGACAGAGTTACAGGAGAGGGAGCAg GATAAGTGTTTCCAGTACTGGCCCCCTGAGGACTCGGTGACATATGGGGACTACACCGTGGAGATTAAAGGGGACACTCTGTGTGACACTTTCAGCCTGCGGGATCTGGTACTCACATATGGCCAG GAGAAACAGTCGAGGCTGGTGCGGCACTTTCATTTTCATGGCTGGCCAGAGATTGGCATCCCAGCGGAGGGCCGAGGGATGATCGACATCATCGCTGCCgtgcagaagcagcagcagcagtcaggGAACCATCCCATTGCTGTCCATTGCAG TGCCGGGGCCGGCCGGACAGGTACGTTCATTGCTTTGAGTAATATCCTGGAGCGGGTCAAGGCTGAGGGCCTGCTGGACGTGTTCCAAACTGTGAAGAGTTTACGCATGCAGAGGCCGCACATGGTGCAGACAGTG
- the ptprea gene encoding receptor-type tyrosine-protein phosphatase epsilon isoform X4 gives MRKNSFSLRWVRHHRKAVVTTVDKKMPNGILEEQEQQTVVLLPQSPSTSKTYFPIPVEHLEEEFRLRSADDGKLFREEFNSLPGGYTQGTCVEANKEDNKEKNRYPNILPYDHSRVVLSVQDGDPCSDYVNASYIDGYKDKNKFIAAQGPKQDTVADFWRMIWEQKSSTIVMLTNLKERKEDKCYQYWPDQGCWTYGNVRVAVEDFTVLVDYTIRKFCVQYQASDGTKTPRLVTQMHFTSWPDFGVPFSPIGMLKFLKKVKQVNPSYAGPIVVHCSAGVGRTGTFIVIDAMIDLMYAEPKIDVFGFVSKIRDQRSQLVQTDMQYSFIYQALLEYYLYGDTELDVSSLEGHLHKLHNTLTTGDRVGLEEEFKKLTNMRIMKENMRAGNLPANMKKNRVLQIIPYDFNRVILSMRRGQEFTDYVNASFIDGYRQKDYFIATQGPLSHTVEDFWRMVWEWKCHSIVMLTELQEREQDKCFQYWPPEDSVTYGDYTVEIKGDTLCDTFSLRDLVLTYGQEKQSRLVRHFHFHGWPEIGIPAEGRGMIDIIAAVQKQQQQSGNHPIAVHCSAGAGRTGTFIALSNILERVKAEGLLDVFQTVKSLRMQRPHMVQTVEQYDFCYRVVQDFVDIFSDYANFK, from the exons ATGAGAAAGAACAGCTTCTCTTTGCGATG GGTAAGACACCACAGGAAGGCGGTGGTCACAACTGTCGACAAGAAGATGCCAAATGGCATTTTGGAAGAACAAG AGCAACAGACAGTGGTCCTGCTCCCACAGTCACCATCCACTTCCAAGACCTACTTCCCCATCCCTGTAGAACACCTGGAGGAGGAGTTCAGACTACGCTCCGCCGACGATGGAAAACTTTTCAGAGAAGAGTTTAAC TCATTGCCGGGAGGTTACACCCAGGGGACGTGTGTGGAGGCCAACAAGGAAGACAACAAGGAAAAGAACAGATACCCCAACATCCTACCAT ATGATCATTCAAGGGTTGTGCTCAGCGTACAGGATGGAGATCCCTGCTCAGACTATGTGAATGCCTCGTATATTGAC GGCTACAAAGACAAGAACAAATTCATCGCAGCACAAG GCCCAAAACAGGACACAGTGGCGGACTTCTGGAGGATGATCTGGGAGCAGAAGTCGTCCACCATCGTCATGCTCACCAATCTGAAAGAGCGGAAAGAG GATAAATGTTACCAGTACTGGCCTGACCAAGGTTGCTGGACGTACGGGAATGTCCGTGTGGCTGTGGAAGACTTCACAGTCCTGGTGGACTATACCATACGCAAGTTCTGTGTGCAATAT CAGGCTAGCGACGGGACCAAAACTCCCAGGTTGGTGACCCAGATGCACTTCACCAGCTGGCCTGACTTTGGAGTGCCCTTCTCCCCCATCGGCATGCTCAAGTTCCTGAAGAAGGTTAAGCAGGTCAACCCGTCCTACGCCGGGCCCATCGTGGTCCACTGCAG TGCTGGGGTGGGCCGAACAGGCACCTTCATTGTGATTGATGCCATGATTGACCTGATGTACGCAGAGCCGAAGATCGATGTCTTCGGGTTTGTGTCCAAGATACGAGACCAGCGATCCCAACTTGTTCAAACAGAC ATGCAGTACTCGTTCATATACCAGGCTCTGCTGGAGTACTACCTCTATGGGGACACGGAACTGGACGTGTCCTCGTTAGAGGGGCACTTGCACAAACTGCACAACACCCTGACAACTGGTGACAGGGTAGGACTGGAGGAGGAGTTCAAA AAACTCACCAACATGCGGATTATGAAGGAGAATATGAGAGCAGGGAACCTGCCGGCGAATATGAAGAAAAACAGAGTGCTTCAGATCATCCCCT ATGATTTTAACAGAGTTATTCTGTCAATGAGGAGAGGTCAGGAATTCACTGATTATGTCAACGCCTCTTTTATTGAT GGCTACAGGCAGAAGGACTACTTCATCGCCACACAGGGTCCCTTATCTCACACAGTGGAAGACTTCTGGAGGATGGTGTGGGAGTGGAAGTGTCACTCCATAGTCATGCTGACAGAGTTACAGGAGAGGGAGCAg GATAAGTGTTTCCAGTACTGGCCCCCTGAGGACTCGGTGACATATGGGGACTACACCGTGGAGATTAAAGGGGACACTCTGTGTGACACTTTCAGCCTGCGGGATCTGGTACTCACATATGGCCAG GAGAAACAGTCGAGGCTGGTGCGGCACTTTCATTTTCATGGCTGGCCAGAGATTGGCATCCCAGCGGAGGGCCGAGGGATGATCGACATCATCGCTGCCgtgcagaagcagcagcagcagtcaggGAACCATCCCATTGCTGTCCATTGCAG TGCCGGGGCCGGCCGGACAGGTACGTTCATTGCTTTGAGTAATATCCTGGAGCGGGTCAAGGCTGAGGGCCTGCTGGACGTGTTCCAAACTGTGAAGAGTTTACGCATGCAGAGGCCGCACATGGTGCAGACAGTG
- the ptprea gene encoding receptor-type tyrosine-protein phosphatase epsilon isoform X3 yields MRKNSFSLRWVRHHRKAVVTTVDKKMPNGILEEQDQGKELGDHATELQTLSEQQTVVLLPQSPSTSKTYFPIPVEHLEEEFRLRSADDGKLFREEFNSLPGGYTQGTCVEANKEDNKEKNRYPNILPYDHSRVVLSVQDGDPCSDYVNASYIDGYKDKNKFIAAQGPKQDTVADFWRMIWEQKSSTIVMLTNLKERKEDKCYQYWPDQGCWTYGNVRVAVEDFTVLVDYTIRKFCVQYQASDGTKTPRLVTQMHFTSWPDFGVPFSPIGMLKFLKKVKQVNPSYAGPIVVHCSAGVGRTGTFIVIDAMIDLMYAEPKIDVFGFVSKIRDQRSQLVQTDMQYSFIYQALLEYYLYGDTELDVSSLEGHLHKLHNTLTTGDRVGLEEEFKKLTNMRIMKENMRAGNLPANMKKNRVLQIIPYDFNRVILSMRRGQEFTDYVNASFIDGYRQKDYFIATQGPLSHTVEDFWRMVWEWKCHSIVMLTELQEREQDKCFQYWPPEDSVTYGDYTVEIKGDTLCDTFSLRDLVLTYGQEKQSRLVRHFHFHGWPEIGIPAEGRGMIDIIAAVQKQQQQSGNHPIAVHCSAGAGRTGTFIALSNILERVKAEGLLDVFQTVKSLRMQRPHMVQTVEQYDFCYRVVQDFVDIFSDYANFK; encoded by the exons ATGAGAAAGAACAGCTTCTCTTTGCGATG GGTAAGACACCACAGGAAGGCGGTGGTCACAACTGTCGACAAGAAGATGCCAAATGGCATTTTGGAAGAACAAG ATCAAGGTAAAGAGCTGGGAGACCATGCAACTGAGTTGCAGACACTGTCAG AGCAACAGACAGTGGTCCTGCTCCCACAGTCACCATCCACTTCCAAGACCTACTTCCCCATCCCTGTAGAACACCTGGAGGAGGAGTTCAGACTACGCTCCGCCGACGATGGAAAACTTTTCAGAGAAGAGTTTAAC TCATTGCCGGGAGGTTACACCCAGGGGACGTGTGTGGAGGCCAACAAGGAAGACAACAAGGAAAAGAACAGATACCCCAACATCCTACCAT ATGATCATTCAAGGGTTGTGCTCAGCGTACAGGATGGAGATCCCTGCTCAGACTATGTGAATGCCTCGTATATTGAC GGCTACAAAGACAAGAACAAATTCATCGCAGCACAAG GCCCAAAACAGGACACAGTGGCGGACTTCTGGAGGATGATCTGGGAGCAGAAGTCGTCCACCATCGTCATGCTCACCAATCTGAAAGAGCGGAAAGAG GATAAATGTTACCAGTACTGGCCTGACCAAGGTTGCTGGACGTACGGGAATGTCCGTGTGGCTGTGGAAGACTTCACAGTCCTGGTGGACTATACCATACGCAAGTTCTGTGTGCAATAT CAGGCTAGCGACGGGACCAAAACTCCCAGGTTGGTGACCCAGATGCACTTCACCAGCTGGCCTGACTTTGGAGTGCCCTTCTCCCCCATCGGCATGCTCAAGTTCCTGAAGAAGGTTAAGCAGGTCAACCCGTCCTACGCCGGGCCCATCGTGGTCCACTGCAG TGCTGGGGTGGGCCGAACAGGCACCTTCATTGTGATTGATGCCATGATTGACCTGATGTACGCAGAGCCGAAGATCGATGTCTTCGGGTTTGTGTCCAAGATACGAGACCAGCGATCCCAACTTGTTCAAACAGAC ATGCAGTACTCGTTCATATACCAGGCTCTGCTGGAGTACTACCTCTATGGGGACACGGAACTGGACGTGTCCTCGTTAGAGGGGCACTTGCACAAACTGCACAACACCCTGACAACTGGTGACAGGGTAGGACTGGAGGAGGAGTTCAAA AAACTCACCAACATGCGGATTATGAAGGAGAATATGAGAGCAGGGAACCTGCCGGCGAATATGAAGAAAAACAGAGTGCTTCAGATCATCCCCT ATGATTTTAACAGAGTTATTCTGTCAATGAGGAGAGGTCAGGAATTCACTGATTATGTCAACGCCTCTTTTATTGAT GGCTACAGGCAGAAGGACTACTTCATCGCCACACAGGGTCCCTTATCTCACACAGTGGAAGACTTCTGGAGGATGGTGTGGGAGTGGAAGTGTCACTCCATAGTCATGCTGACAGAGTTACAGGAGAGGGAGCAg GATAAGTGTTTCCAGTACTGGCCCCCTGAGGACTCGGTGACATATGGGGACTACACCGTGGAGATTAAAGGGGACACTCTGTGTGACACTTTCAGCCTGCGGGATCTGGTACTCACATATGGCCAG GAGAAACAGTCGAGGCTGGTGCGGCACTTTCATTTTCATGGCTGGCCAGAGATTGGCATCCCAGCGGAGGGCCGAGGGATGATCGACATCATCGCTGCCgtgcagaagcagcagcagcagtcaggGAACCATCCCATTGCTGTCCATTGCAG TGCCGGGGCCGGCCGGACAGGTACGTTCATTGCTTTGAGTAATATCCTGGAGCGGGTCAAGGCTGAGGGCCTGCTGGACGTGTTCCAAACTGTGAAGAGTTTACGCATGCAGAGGCCGCACATGGTGCAGACAGTG
- the ptprea gene encoding receptor-type tyrosine-protein phosphatase epsilon isoform X5 — translation MIWEQKSSTIVMLTNLKERKEDKCYQYWPDQGCWTYGNVRVAVEDFTVLVDYTIRKFCVQYQASDGTKTPRLVTQMHFTSWPDFGVPFSPIGMLKFLKKVKQVNPSYAGPIVVHCSAGVGRTGTFIVIDAMIDLMYAEPKIDVFGFVSKIRDQRSQLVQTDMQYSFIYQALLEYYLYGDTELDVSSLEGHLHKLHNTLTTGDRVGLEEEFKKLTNMRIMKENMRAGNLPANMKKNRVLQIIPYDFNRVILSMRRGQEFTDYVNASFIDGYRQKDYFIATQGPLSHTVEDFWRMVWEWKCHSIVMLTELQEREQDKCFQYWPPEDSVTYGDYTVEIKGDTLCDTFSLRDLVLTYGQEKQSRLVRHFHFHGWPEIGIPAEGRGMIDIIAAVQKQQQQSGNHPIAVHCSAGAGRTGTFIALSNILERVKAEGLLDVFQTVKSLRMQRPHMVQTVEQYDFCYRVVQDFVDIFSDYANFK, via the exons ATGATCTGGGAGCAGAAGTCGTCCACCATCGTCATGCTCACCAATCTGAAAGAGCGGAAAGAG GATAAATGTTACCAGTACTGGCCTGACCAAGGTTGCTGGACGTACGGGAATGTCCGTGTGGCTGTGGAAGACTTCACAGTCCTGGTGGACTATACCATACGCAAGTTCTGTGTGCAATAT CAGGCTAGCGACGGGACCAAAACTCCCAGGTTGGTGACCCAGATGCACTTCACCAGCTGGCCTGACTTTGGAGTGCCCTTCTCCCCCATCGGCATGCTCAAGTTCCTGAAGAAGGTTAAGCAGGTCAACCCGTCCTACGCCGGGCCCATCGTGGTCCACTGCAG TGCTGGGGTGGGCCGAACAGGCACCTTCATTGTGATTGATGCCATGATTGACCTGATGTACGCAGAGCCGAAGATCGATGTCTTCGGGTTTGTGTCCAAGATACGAGACCAGCGATCCCAACTTGTTCAAACAGAC ATGCAGTACTCGTTCATATACCAGGCTCTGCTGGAGTACTACCTCTATGGGGACACGGAACTGGACGTGTCCTCGTTAGAGGGGCACTTGCACAAACTGCACAACACCCTGACAACTGGTGACAGGGTAGGACTGGAGGAGGAGTTCAAA AAACTCACCAACATGCGGATTATGAAGGAGAATATGAGAGCAGGGAACCTGCCGGCGAATATGAAGAAAAACAGAGTGCTTCAGATCATCCCCT ATGATTTTAACAGAGTTATTCTGTCAATGAGGAGAGGTCAGGAATTCACTGATTATGTCAACGCCTCTTTTATTGAT GGCTACAGGCAGAAGGACTACTTCATCGCCACACAGGGTCCCTTATCTCACACAGTGGAAGACTTCTGGAGGATGGTGTGGGAGTGGAAGTGTCACTCCATAGTCATGCTGACAGAGTTACAGGAGAGGGAGCAg GATAAGTGTTTCCAGTACTGGCCCCCTGAGGACTCGGTGACATATGGGGACTACACCGTGGAGATTAAAGGGGACACTCTGTGTGACACTTTCAGCCTGCGGGATCTGGTACTCACATATGGCCAG GAGAAACAGTCGAGGCTGGTGCGGCACTTTCATTTTCATGGCTGGCCAGAGATTGGCATCCCAGCGGAGGGCCGAGGGATGATCGACATCATCGCTGCCgtgcagaagcagcagcagcagtcaggGAACCATCCCATTGCTGTCCATTGCAG TGCCGGGGCCGGCCGGACAGGTACGTTCATTGCTTTGAGTAATATCCTGGAGCGGGTCAAGGCTGAGGGCCTGCTGGACGTGTTCCAAACTGTGAAGAGTTTACGCATGCAGAGGCCGCACATGGTGCAGACAGTG